A window of the Cicer arietinum cultivar CDC Frontier isolate Library 1 chromosome 6, Cicar.CDCFrontier_v2.0, whole genome shotgun sequence genome harbors these coding sequences:
- the LOC101508886 gene encoding uncharacterized protein, with translation MIIPESETTSWLPIVGVSLVCLPWAFWFFTCLYRIFSRCFGFRVRMGMSNSGGGGGGGNWGATNPPKNADVEVATSSRGSGGGGELNRASSVASHESEMALAKSMGS, from the coding sequence ATGATCATTCCCGAATCTGAAACAACATCATGGTTACCTATAGTTGGTGTCTCATTGGTTTGTCTACCATGGGCTTTTTGGTTTTTCACATGCTTatatagaattttttcaagGTGTTTTGGATTTAGAGTTAGAATGGGAATGTCTAACAGCGGAGGGGGCGGTGGAGGAGGAAATTGGGGTGCTACAAATCCACCTAAGAATGCAGATGTTGAAGTTGCAACTTCATCAAGAGgtagtggtggtggtggtgagtTGAATAGGGCATCATCTGTGGCCTCACATGAAAGTGAAATGGCATTGGCAAAATCTATGGGCTCATGA
- the LOC101492568 gene encoding gibberellin 20 oxidase 3-like: MEVILVWFGLVLLFFLSFDYFGVVAIMKPENGNFSSGENWVKSSGEIIKLPLIDIGAIKSDEAAMSYAAEIVRKACIEHGAFEVTNIGVDSDFINDVLQETNNIFKLPLSKKISAIAKDSGFSVAHAERYTTVLPWKETFTFMFKHNTKNDTQVVDAIDSLLGEEFQQAGLVYQKYCNAMNELSEVIMELLAISLGVDRKHYQRFFEDAESMMRCNFYPPCSASLSGALGNGPHCDPISITILLQDQVGGLEIFADNKWLALPPKPNTLVINIGDTFMALTNGLYKSCLHRVLVSNKVERKSITFFMNPRGDKIVSPPKELLGKDEARKYPDYKWLDLYKFTQKTRRVDAKTLDSFIAWRSSSQPSNSN, translated from the exons ATGGAGGTgattttggtttggtttggtttggttttgttGTTTTTCCTAAGTTTTGATTATTTTGGTGTAGTTGCAATAATGAAGCCTGAAAATGGGAATTTCTCAAGTGGTG AAAATTGGGTGAAAAGCAGTGGTGAAATTATCAAACTACCCCTTATTGACATAGGAGCTATCAAGAGTGATGAGGCTGCAATGTCCTATGCTGCTGAAATTGTGAGAAAAGCATGCATAGAACATGGTGCTTTTGAAGTCACTAACATTGGTGTTGACTCAGATTTCATCAATGATGTACTTCAAGAaactaacaatatttttaagCTTCCATTGAGTAAGAAGATTAGTGCTATAGCTAAAGACTCTGGATTTTCAGTTGCTCATGCAGAGAGGTATACTACTGTATTGCCATGGAAAGAGACATTTACTTTCATGTTCAAACACAACACCAAAAATGACACACAAGTTGTTGATGCCATTGATTCTCTCTTAGGTGAAGAGTTCCAACAAGCTGG GTTGGTGTATCAAAAGTATTGCAATGCAATGAATGAATTATCTGAAGTGATTATGGAGCTATTGGCCATTAGTTTGGGTGTGGATCGCAAGCATTATCAAAGGTTTTTTGAAGATGCTGAGTCAATGATGAGATGCAACTTTTACCCTCCATGTAGTGCTAGCCTTAGTGGTGCTCTTGGCAATGGGCCTCATTGTGACCCAATCTCAATTACCATTCTCCTTCAAGATCAAGTTGGAGGTTTAGAAATTTTTGCAGATAACAAATGGCTTGCTCTTCCCCCAAAACCTAATACACTTGTCATCAACATTGGTGATACTTTCATG GCACTGACGAATGGGCTATACAAGAGTTGCCTACATAGAGTATTGGTTAGCAACAAAGTGGAGAGGAAGTCCATAACTTTCTTTATGAATCCAAGAGGTGACAAAATAGTGAGTCCCCCAAAAGAACTTTTGGGAAAAGATGAGGCAAGAAAATATCCAGATTACAAATGGTTAGATCTATATAAATTTACACAAAAAACTCGTAGGGTTGATGCTAAAACACTTGATAGTTTCATCGCTTGGCGTAGCTCTTCACAGCCATCCAACTCTAATTAG